In the genome of Schistocerca piceifrons isolate TAMUIC-IGC-003096 chromosome X, iqSchPice1.1, whole genome shotgun sequence, one region contains:
- the LOC124722624 gene encoding uncharacterized protein LOC124722624: MLLKTQYLGSGCNLIDLHYKYKIGYTTLSKIVRKVCKAVREVLREECIPKFTEERCMINAKRLERHADFPKCLGTLDDKHVRIVKPDFSGSQFYNYKKFHSIVLFVVADANCLLTMLKLDLVVENRIALSSKIGQVIWAIKFQQRKEEVHLILEEMFALITS, translated from the exons ATGCTACTAaagacaca ATACCTGGGCAGTGGCTGCAATCTAATTGACCtacattataaatacaaaatcggttACACAACACTAAGTAAAATAGTCAGGAAAGTTTGCAAAGCTGTGAGGGAAGTTTTGCGTGAAGAGTGTATAccaaaatttacagaagaaagGTGTATGATAAACGCCAAGAGACTTGAAAGGCATGCAGACTTCCCGAAATGCTTAGGTACCTTAGATGACAAGCACGTGAGAATAGTTAAACCAGATTTCAGTGGTTCTCAGTTCTACAACTATAAGAAATTCCATTCTATAGTTCTGTTCGTAGTTGCAGATGCAAACTGTTTGTTAACTATGTTGAAGTTGGATCTCGTGGTAGAGAATCGGATAGCACTATCTTCGAAAATT GGCCAAGTGATCTGGGCAATTAAGTTCCAACAACGCAAGGAGGAAGTTCACTTAATTCTAGAAGAAATGTTTGCACTGATTACTTCATAA